The genome window AGTGCCCTCTAAGGTCTCTGGAAAGATAATAAAATATCTGTTCGAGGAAGGGGCCTGGATCGAGGCGGGACAATCTGTGGTCAGCATCGATCGCGATGAAGTGGGGGTGGAATTCAAGGAAGCCGTCCTGGAGTCGCCCATAGCCGGGTGGCTGACCAAGCGATATTTCGACACCGGCGCCAGAGTGAACCCCGGAACGCCGCTTTTTCAGGTGGCCGATTACCGCAAGGTCAAGCTGCTAGTATCGGTCCCGGAATCGGATATGTCCAAGCTAAAAGCAGGGGCCAAGGTGGCGGCAAACATAGACGCCTGGCCCAAAACCAACTTCACTGGGTTTGTCAAAAAGATCTCGCCCACGGTGGATTATCTCAGCCGGACGGTCAAGGCCGAGATATCGGTGGGCAACCAGGGATTGAAGCTTCGGCCGGGTATGTACGGCCGGGCGGTGATAAACGTCAGGCATTACACCAAGGGCGTAGTCATACCTACCTCGGCCATAATCGAAAGGGAGGTAGGGAAGCTGGTCTTTGTCCTAAAGGGTAATAAGGCCGTTGCCAGGAACATCGAGGTGGAGCTTGACCTGGGGGACAGGACGGCCGTCAAGAGCGGTTTGTCGCTGGGGGAGGAGCTGATAATCTCCGGGCAGCACTCGGTGACCGACGGCTCTCCGGTGGAAGTGGTGGGAGGCAAGTAAGATGATTTTGTCCGAATTCGGCATCAAACGTCCCATCACGGTGCTGATGATATTCATCGGAGTAACGGTGATCGGCTTGGTGTCCCTGATAAACCTGAATATCGACCTGTTTCCCGATATGTCCCTGCCCATCGTAGCGGTGATGACGGAATACAGCGGGGCCGGCCCGGCCGAGGTGGAGTCGATGGTGAACAAGCCGCTGGAAGCGGCCATCAGCATGGTAAGGAACATCAAGAACGTCACCTCCACCTCAAAGGAGGGATCATCGCTGCTGATCGCCCAGTTCGACTGGGGGACCGACGTCGATGCGGCCTCCATAGACATCAGGGAGAAGATCGATCTGGTGCGGGACCACCTGCCCGGCGGGGTGGGAAGCCCGATGGTGGTGAAATACGATCCGGCCCTGATGCCCATACTGGTGGTGGGGATCTCCAGCCCCCGCGGGGTCTCGGAGCTTAAGCAGTTTGCCGAGGATAATATTAAAGATAAGGTGGCCAGGCTGGATGGCGTGGCGGCGGTGGTGGTTCAGGGGGGCATGGACCGCCAGATCCACGTCAACATCGACCGGAACCGGATGGAGGGTTTGGGCATTTCATTCGACCAGGTCAAAATGGCCCTGGCCGCCGCCAACCTCAATTTGCCGGGGGGGCATTTGCGGGTGGGCAATTTGGATTATCTGATCCGGACCCCGGGCGAATACAAGGATATCAAGCAGGTGGGGGCCACGGTGATCGGCAATCGCAACGGGGTGCCGATATCCTTGAGGGATATCGCCGAGGTCAAGGATGCTTATGCCGAGAGGGACAGCGAGACGAGGATCGACGGGGTTCGGTCGGTGGTGATGGTGGTCCAGAAACAGTCGGGTTCAAATACCGTGGAGGTAAGCAACCGGGTACAGAAAAAACTGGCCGAACTGCAGAAAGGAATGCCCTCGGACATCAAATTGTCGGTGGCCTTCGATTCTTCCATATTCATCAGGCGGTCCATAAAGAGCCTGCAGAGCGAAGCCGTCATCGGGGCCATCCTGGCCATATTGATCATCATGCTGTTCCTGCGGAATTGGAGCAGCACCATGATCATCGGGATCTCCATTCCCTTTTCGATTATTGCCACCTTCGTGATGATGTATTTCCAGAACATGACCCTCAATATCATGACCCTGGGCGGCTTGGCTCTGGGGGTGGGCCGGCTGGTGGACGATTCCATAGTGGTGCTGGAGAACATCTATCGTCATCGTGAGGAGGGGCATGATGCCCGGGAGGCTGCCTTGCAGGGATCATCCCAAGTGGCCATGGCAGTGCTGGCGGCTACCATAACCACCATTGTGGTCTTCATTCCCATAGCGTTCGTCAGCGGCATTGCCGGGGTGATGTTTAAACCGATGAGCTATACGGTGTCATTTTCCCTTATCGCTTCCTATTTCGTTTCCATGATGCTTATTCCACTGCTCAGCAAAAAATTCATGAAGGTGGAAAGCAATGATCAAATGGACAGCTGGCTGATACGGAACTGGCTCAACAAATTCAATAAGTGGCTCAAATCGCTGGATATAGTATACCAGAATATCATCAGTTGGGCGATCCGACATAAAAAGCAGGTGATCGGCATAACCTTAGGCATCGTGCTGCTGACCATTTCCCTGATCTGGCCGCTAAAATTAGTGGATACCGAATTCATCCCTAAAAGCGACGAGAATGAGTTCAGCCTGTCGCTGGCCATGCCGGTGGGGACCTCATTTGCCCAGACCGGAAAGATAGTAAGGCAGTTGGAGGATATAGTCAGGGAGGATATCCCCGAGACCAGGGTGGTCTATTCGGTATACGGCGAGGGCGAAGGCATGAGAAGGTCCATGTCCAGCACCGGGCCCAACTACGCCGACATGCGGGTCAAGCTGGTAAACCGTTCCGAGCGCAAGCGGGGGGTGGAGGAGATCGTCGAAGGCCTCCGGGCTAAATTCGCCAGGATTCCGGATGCCAAGATAATCATCAATACCGGCGGAATGATGTCCCAAATGATGAGTTTCGGAGCCGGAGGAGCGGTGCAGGTTGATATTCAGGGCTATGACATGGAAACCGGGCAGAAACTGGCCCGGCAGGTCAAGGAAATAATTTCCGGCATCAAAGGCACCAGGGATGTGGATATCAGCCGCAAGGAGGGCATTCCGGAGCTTAAGGTAATGGTCGACCGCGACAAGGCCGGCAGCCTGGGGCTTTCGGTATACCAGGTGGCCGGGACGGTGGAGACGGCCTTCAAGGGCAACGTGGTATCCCGGTTCCGGGATAGCAAGTTCGGCAAGGAATACGATATTGTGGTAAGGCTGCAGGAGAGAGATCGTGATAAGCTGCGCGACCTTTCGGGACTTTTCATCATGTCCCCCCTGGGGCATCCGGTGGCCCTGAGCAACGTGGCCCGTATCGAAAAGGCCTTCGGGCCGGTGGACATCCAGCGCAAGAACCAGCAGCGGATCATCAGCGTCACCTGCGATGTGGCTGGCCGGGCAGTGGGCGTCATCAATCAGGAGCTGACCCAAAAGCTCAAAAAGCTGACCGTCCCCGAAGGCTTCACTATCGAGGTCAGCGGCTCGGCCAAGGACATGGCTGACAGCTTCAAAAGCCTGTTCTATGCCATGCTGCTGGCCATAATGCTGGTCTATATGGTGCTGGCCTCCCAGTTCGAATCTTTGCTGGACCCTTTCGTGATAATGTTCTCGGTGCCACTGGGGATAATCGGAGTCATCTGGGGGCTGTTCTTTACCGGGATCAATTTCTCGGTAATCGCCTTTATTGGCGTTATCATGCTGGTGGGGATGGTGGTGTCGAATGCCATCCTGCTGGTGGATTATGCCAATGTATTGAAAAGGCAGGGCATGGAACTGTACCAGGCGGTAATAACCTCGGGCCGGACCAGGCTCCGTCCCATATTAATGACCACCCTGACCACCATTTTCGGGATGGTACCGATGGCTTTGGGCATAGGGGAGAGCGGAGAGACCTATGCCCCCCTGGCCGTATCGGTGATCGGGGGCCTGGCGGCATCCACTGTGCTGACCCTGGTTTTCGTGCCGACCCTGTATATCATCTTGGAGGAAAGGCTGAAGAAATAACGGATATGCCTATAATAAATAAACAATTTTCTTGACAAACGCCCTCAGTTGTGATACGTTTCTCCTGTGAAAAATAAGAAAGCCTTATACCACGGGCTTGCTTGCATTTGGGCCATAATTTAAAAGCCTTTGTTCGCAGTTTTAAAACTACGGGCAGGGGCTTTTTATGTTTGAAATTAAGCCGATGCGCGGCGCAATAAAGCGAATGAGGGTAATATTATGAAGAAGTTTATTTTTGTAACAATATCAGCTATGCTTTTCAGCATAGCCCATGCCGGCGATTATAAATGCTCCATTGTTGGTAATGCAAGTGGCAGTGGGCTTGTTATTGCACCGGGACGCAATGATGGAATAAACCGATTATATACTACAGGTAGCTATCCCTACGAATTTACCTGGAATGGTACGGGATGGGCTAAAAGCCCATTATCTGAATATGCCTGCAATCCGACATCAATTACCGCCGGTTTTGGCAGAAACGACGGAGTTTGTCGGGTTTATACTGGTGATATGGCCCGTGGCAACATAAAAGAGTATAGCTATAATGGTTCTACATGGGATAGTGTGATAGTAAAAGCTGGCAATTGGTATGACATTCGAACCATAGAGATAGGAAACATAAAGAATGACGACACCATGAGGGTAGTTGCAGGATGCGATGACAGCACGACCATAGCTTATACTTACCGAAATGGAAGTGGAACTTGGAAAAAGGACACCATGGGGATTAAGAGGAGTATAGTTCAGGATATTGTTATTGGAAAAGGAAGAAATGATGATACAACCAGAGTTTATTCTAGTGGTGACATCTATTGGGTAGAGTATACCTACAGAGATAAATGGGATACAACACACCATCAATTTATAGTAAACACGGGAGGCAAGTTACTGGGTGCATTTAAAGATGATGGCTTGCAACGGTTATATATTAAAGAGTCTGGAATACATGAGATAGAATGGAGTGGTACAGAATGGCTGAGAAGCGATTCAGCTATAGCTTACGGAACTTATCCATTTTCCGGTGACGGGCGCAATGATGGCAAACAAAGAATGTACACCTTAGGTAGCAGCATGATAATAAATGATTCGATATTTAGTGATATTCATGTTTGGGAGTGGAGTTACAATGACAGCACAAGTCAAGATAGTTTCTGGGATAAAGTATTATTGGATACAATCGCATATAATTATGGCTATAATTTCGATATGGCTGCCGGTGTGGTTGGGGATGCCCGCAATGACGGCAAAAACCGGGTCTATGCTTTAAGCGAATTGGGCGTGATTTATGAATGGGAATGGGATGATTCATTGAACGGGGTAGAGGGCGAA of Candidatus Edwardsbacteria bacterium contains these proteins:
- a CDS encoding efflux RND transporter periplasmic adaptor subunit, whose product is MKRKNTLILSAVILVIMLVIMVVIAGRIIAKNRGSRNQEAVVNRSPVEVATIVPTDYDETLELSGTMMAENQIEVPSKVSGKIIKYLFEEGAWIEAGQSVVSIDRDEVGVEFKEAVLESPIAGWLTKRYFDTGARVNPGTPLFQVADYRKVKLLVSVPESDMSKLKAGAKVAANIDAWPKTNFTGFVKKISPTVDYLSRTVKAEISVGNQGLKLRPGMYGRAVINVRHYTKGVVIPTSAIIEREVGKLVFVLKGNKAVARNIEVELDLGDRTAVKSGLSLGEELIISGQHSVTDGSPVEVVGGK
- a CDS encoding efflux RND transporter permease subunit produces the protein MILSEFGIKRPITVLMIFIGVTVIGLVSLINLNIDLFPDMSLPIVAVMTEYSGAGPAEVESMVNKPLEAAISMVRNIKNVTSTSKEGSSLLIAQFDWGTDVDAASIDIREKIDLVRDHLPGGVGSPMVVKYDPALMPILVVGISSPRGVSELKQFAEDNIKDKVARLDGVAAVVVQGGMDRQIHVNIDRNRMEGLGISFDQVKMALAAANLNLPGGHLRVGNLDYLIRTPGEYKDIKQVGATVIGNRNGVPISLRDIAEVKDAYAERDSETRIDGVRSVVMVVQKQSGSNTVEVSNRVQKKLAELQKGMPSDIKLSVAFDSSIFIRRSIKSLQSEAVIGAILAILIIMLFLRNWSSTMIIGISIPFSIIATFVMMYFQNMTLNIMTLGGLALGVGRLVDDSIVVLENIYRHREEGHDAREAALQGSSQVAMAVLAATITTIVVFIPIAFVSGIAGVMFKPMSYTVSFSLIASYFVSMMLIPLLSKKFMKVESNDQMDSWLIRNWLNKFNKWLKSLDIVYQNIISWAIRHKKQVIGITLGIVLLTISLIWPLKLVDTEFIPKSDENEFSLSLAMPVGTSFAQTGKIVRQLEDIVREDIPETRVVYSVYGEGEGMRRSMSSTGPNYADMRVKLVNRSERKRGVEEIVEGLRAKFARIPDAKIIINTGGMMSQMMSFGAGGAVQVDIQGYDMETGQKLARQVKEIISGIKGTRDVDISRKEGIPELKVMVDRDKAGSLGLSVYQVAGTVETAFKGNVVSRFRDSKFGKEYDIVVRLQERDRDKLRDLSGLFIMSPLGHPVALSNVARIEKAFGPVDIQRKNQQRIISVTCDVAGRAVGVINQELTQKLKKLTVPEGFTIEVSGSAKDMADSFKSLFYAMLLAIMLVYMVLASQFESLLDPFVIMFSVPLGIIGVIWGLFFTGINFSVIAFIGVIMLVGMVVSNAILLVDYANVLKRQGMELYQAVITSGRTRLRPILMTTLTTIFGMVPMALGIGESGETYAPLAVSVIGGLAASTVLTLVFVPTLYIILEERLKK